The genomic segment CAAATAGCTTTGTGAACGACTTAATTCATCTACATCCCTACTATAGGGTAAGATTAAAATACCGGGCTGAAACCCAACCCGTCGACCGCCCGTTTTACCCATGAGCTAGAGTCCATGATCCCGAAATTGACTTCTAAATCATATTATattcttatttaaaaaaaaaaatcaaattgtaTTATTCTGAAATCAAGACAATATTAGCAGGGATTGTTTCACCCTGCCGCCGGATCATTCCACATGAGTAATCCGGGCCCACctccatttaaaaaaaaaatggactCGGAAAAATCCGAGTCGTTAGATCGACCCTTGCGGACACTGCCTGCAGGGGTAGGGTCGAGTTAACCTATTAGCAGATAGCAGAAAATAATAAACTTGTTCTTAGGTAAGTTCGCAGCCTGATCTCTTAGGCTGGCAGGTAGGATCTGTTGGGTGCAGATTGAAAAATAAgtaatttataagaaataagattgagaaaatagagactacatataataaaatatttacattaatataatttcatatatatgtataattgtTATAACTTAAGATTCTTTATTCTTTAGTATATGTGAATTCTGATTGCAACCCCGACGCAGATTGTCATTACACGTACAGAAGTTATTCGTCTTAATTCTCTTAATTATATTACTAATTTTGAGCACTTTTGGGGAGCATGAGGTTAAGAGATATTGTAAGATTGAATGATTCAGAAGCAGTGTATTCTTATAAAGGACGTAGCTCTCGCATTGATACCATTGAAGCGTCATAATATTTGTGAAgtctttttgtattttgtttATGTTCTTTTGAATAATTTGGGATTTAATCAGTGTACGTAAATATATATTGACACGAATATAAAGATTtcacataaaatatataaaaccgCGACACAGTGTCTTCACTTTGGCAGCGTACAACGTTGCATGGTCCAATATTCATGTTGGTCCATACTACATTACATCCTTACACGAACAAATTAAAAGATAATTCATCCATGCAAAATTTTATTCATTATTCTTCACATACAAACGGCATTATTTGTGAATTAAACACTGCATATATATGGTTTCTTGGGCTGGCTTAGTTGTGAGTCTCTGCTTCAGTAAAGTCAGCATCCACAGCTTGCCCCGCGTAGCTGCAGCACCTGCAACCCCCACCATAGGAACCTCTGCCACAGCATCCATGGTGGCAGCGTCCACCGCCGCCACCGCCACGTCCACCTCCTCCATATCCACCACGTCCACCTCGGCCGCCTCCTCCATATCCACCATGCCCGCCTCGGCCGCCGCCTCCATATCCGCCACGCCCGCCTCCTCCTCCATATCTGGCATCTCCAACTTCGGTTGCCTCGGTTCCCTCAGCTGTATTGATCAGCATAATTATTTGTAGTGCAAATTAGTTATGAATAATAGAACTATCCTTATATAAAGTTATTGAGTCAAAAATATATCTTAAACAGAAAAGTATGATAATTAATTTTTCATCTGCGGCCAAAACCATTTAAaacaaataatataattatcctGTACGGCGAATTTATACCAATTTAGGAAACTTTAGCATATACAATGGACGTGCTTTTTTCCATTACTGTTTTAAGAGTGTCTGAACTTCATAAATCGGTAGATCTTTTAGTCAATCGAACGAAAATCTCGACCTAAAACATAGGATTTACCAAAGAAACCCACATTACATTTCGAGTTGAACAATGCTTACTTGCGTCGACAGCGTTGGTGGTCGTCTCAGCCATCTCTCTTGCGGCCACCTCGGAGGAAATGAGGAGAACCATGGCTACAAAAAGGCCAAGAAAGACAAGTGCTTTGGAACCCATATTGAATTCGAATTTTGATGTATTTGTTTTGGTTTGGGATGGAATATATGGTGAATATGTCTCCTATTTATAGACATGTGAAGCACAAGATTTTTGGGTATAAATGTAAAATCCTAGATTTTATTATATGTGGCGAGTAGGCCTACAATTTGTTTGAGGCTGCCTTAAATGCGTATGAACACAAAATGTGCATATTATCTTTCATTATTTATATTGTTGGATAAGTTTGGAATTAAGCCAATGAGCAAATCTTTGATTGATTCTTCATGATTTACCAAGTTCATacaaatgtaataatttaggtTTTGTAATGTTCTTATGCGCATGTaatgtatatttttaattatgtctcttgtgaaacggtctcactaatctttatctgtgagacgggtcaactctaccgatattaacaataaaaagtaatattttttcatagatggccaaataagatatctgtctcacaaaatacgattatAGATTGTGgaataaaaaattatgaaatttgTCGCAAAAAAATCTGGGGATTTTTGAAATTGAAGGGAGAATATTTAATCGCCTTTGTAAATtacattatttcttttttttttttttttgaaaaggtAACCATATATTTTCATTGATCAAGTAGGCAAAGTATCAAGTTTTACATGTACATTTTGGAACAGCGTCCACAAAATCTACACTACTTCCACTGTGCAGGGCAAAATGAGCAAGACCACGGGCTATATCCGATTTTGGTAATTTAAGTTGTCGAATTTCAATCTTAGTCTGTAatctttgtgttttttttttattttgcaatTTTAATGAGTTTCACGACGTTTCGTTGATGTAGCCTCTGCGGGATCCTTCACTGATTTCGCTAGAATTTCAATGTTGTCGTTATGTTTATCGATAATCTGCATATGAGTTTGATATAGAATTGACAAAGCAACGAATCGAGAAGGATGAATCACAATCAACAAGAGCACCAAATGATGCAAGGGCTTCTTCAAGTGAGTCCAAACTCCAGAACTTAGGGAAGAAGATGATAGATTAGAGAGACAAAAGAAAAGTTCATTTATTATGGTAGATGGTCACGTATGTGATGTCATGTTAGCACTCATATGAagaaatgaataaaaattaaatatcataatactaaaaggcaaaaacttgtgtgagacagtcttacgggtcgtatttgtaagacggatctcttatttgggtcacccataaaaaaatattactttttatgataagagcattactttttattgtgaatatgggtatggttgactcgtttcacagattatgatccgtgagacggtctcacatgagactcactcatactaaaattgaaattagacaATACGACCAAAATCTTTATTCATGAAACATGTCAACTCTgctgatatttacaataaaaagtaatacttttaatataaaaaataatattttttcatggatgacccaaatagatgATCCGTTTAATAAAATTGACTCAtgtgaccgtctcacaagagtttttgtgtACATAAATCACCCTTTAACCACCAAACTTAAtattacataatttttttttaatctcatcttatcttatcttcaaccatttcaatttcaaaaatcgatatattttgttttaaaattaaaaatttatttcattaaatttttttttatacgaAACACACTCATCGCATTTGTTACTAGTTACTAAAAATTATTGGTTGTGTGCTCTCGCCGCGATCATGACGTGATTGCACAACCATTCGTTGTTCAACACATATAGTGTAATCTTTGTCAACTCACTCTCAAAGCCGCTTCAACTAGTTTATAttttgtgtttatatatatatatatatatatatatataaaagatatTAGCAAttgattatatattatatatattttctggAGAAGATAGATATatcttatataaaaataaaatataaattttattcgaacatttgttaattattaattaattaatacataTCTTTACGAAATTAAGATACAACATCAACATAACAAGTACAAAAAAGTTCcccatttcaaatttatttatttgccTAAAAATAAggtataattaatttttaaagagTAATTCTCTTGTAAAAcagtatcacgaatctttacatgtgagacgggtcaaccctgtcgatattcacaataaaaaataatatttttaacataaaaaataatattttttcatggatgacacaaataagagatctgtctcacaaaatacgacccgtaagacagtctcgcacaaatttttgcctttctTAAATTAGCTCCTTTCCCCCCACTTAATTATTTAATCTATGTTTagttaattatattaataaatatttatttattgtttcaaaataaaaatatgttttaaagAATATAAGTTGCTTGTTTGTTCATATTTAGTCCCATTTTTGCTGAAATTCTCAATTTCAGTAGAATATGTGACTAATATTCTATGTCAAGTTGAAGTCATATCAACAATATTCAAACGTGCTGTGTCAACGTTCCAACGAAATCAAACAAACCGTGAAAAAAGATATTGCGGTGAAGACCAAATGGGAGAAAATGTTCAATTTCTATTGGAAAAAAAGTGTATATATGACAAAATGTATGGCCTCATGCATGACGAAAGAAAGAAATTATGGCGTTTAGATCTTTCTacatccattttttttttatatccgTACAAAGACAAAAACGTGTgtaagacagtctcacgggttgtattttgtgagacatatatcttattttcgttatccatgaaaaattattgctttttatgataagagtattactttttattgtgaatatcggtagggttgacccgtctcacagataaaggttcgtgagaccgtctcacaagagacctactcccgaacaaatctatataaatataattttggcGGAGACAACAAATCCACGAAATTAAAACATTGGGACCAAATATTGAACCACCATTGAAATTATTGTCCCATATTTCACGTGAGATAATTTCAAACGTTGAAtacagaaataaaaaaatacatcTTATCCATGTTAGGGTCGAACATTTTTTAATCTATATTATCTTTACTACATCCATCTCTTTACaagattgtttttaattttttaaaactatttttgATCTGATTATTTAATCTATACTATATCTATCTCTTGTATAGTATTAGCGACTTTTCGCACACGTTGTATTTATATATGtgatatttttttgttaattttatttaatttaacaattttttgTATTAAGAATGATATAAGCATTTCAAAATTCAGAAGTttgaaaagatttaaaaaatattttagtagttttaaaaattttagaaagTGGATATCATATTGATAAGAGAATACACACATAtactaaaataaatttttatgatattttttattaaaagaaaataaagtgATTTTATAAAATGGAGGAGTATTGTtggtattaaaaaaaattcacagtaACATTAAATTTAGTTACTTAGGTGCATGAAACTTAGTA from the Primulina eburnea isolate SZY01 chromosome 3, ASM2296580v1, whole genome shotgun sequence genome contains:
- the LOC140827763 gene encoding glycine-rich protein-like; the encoded protein is MGSKALVFLGLFVAMVLLISSEVAAREMAETTTNAVDATEGTEATEVGDARYGGGGGRGGYGGGGRGGHGGYGGGGRGGRGGYGGGGRGGGGGGRCHHGCCGRGSYGGGCRCCSYAGQAVDADFTEAETHN